A genome region from Pelodiscus sinensis isolate JC-2024 chromosome 27, ASM4963464v1, whole genome shotgun sequence includes the following:
- the NGF gene encoding beta-nerve growth factor, with product MSMLYYTLIVAFLLGIQAAPKSENNAPGGFPAGPTIPNIHRTKANHIAKAAAHTGNHSLVEKADDGDSGQAANITVDPKLFRKRRFRSPRVLFSTQPPPLVGDGQDMEYLGSGDSLNRTVRTKRTAHPVLHRGEFSVCDSVSKWVGDKTTATDIKGKEVTVLGEVNINNNVFKQYFFETMCREPKPVSSGCRGIDAKHWNSYCTTTHTFVKALTMEGKQAAWRFIRINTACVCVLSRKTVRP from the coding sequence ATGTCCATGCTGTACTACACTCTGATTGTAGCTTTTTTGCTCGGCATACAGGCAGCACCAAAGTCAGAGAATAATGCTCCAGGGGGGTTTCCTGCAGGACCCACCATTCCAAATATCCACCGGACTAAAGCCAATCACATTGCCAAGGCGGCTGCACACACAGGAAACCACAGCCTCGTTGAGAAGGCGGACGACGGAGACTCAGGCCAAGCGGCCAACATCACGGTGGATCCaaagcttttcaggaagagacGATTCCGGTCCCCTCGGGTTCTGTTCAGCACACAGCCCCCGCCACTGGTAGGGGACGGCCAGGACATGGAGTATCTGGGAAGTGGAGATTCTCTTAACAGGACTGTCCGAACCAAGCGGACGGCTCATCCCGTGCTGCACCGCGGAGAATTCTCAGTCTGTGACAGTGTCAGCAAGTGGGTTGGGGACAAAACCACAGCAACAGACATCAAAGGCAAAGAGGTGACGGTGCTGGGAGAGGTGAACATTAACAACAATGTCTTCAAGCAGTACTTCTTCGAAACCATGTGCAGGGAACCTAAGCCTGTTTCCAGTGGGTGCCGGGGGATTGATGCTAAGCACTGGAATTCCTACTGCACCACCACGCACACCTTTGTCAAAGCACTGACAATGGAAGGCAAGCAAGCAGCCTGGAGATTTATCCGAATTAATACTGCCTGCGTGTGCGTGCTCAGCCGGAAAACCGTGAGACCCTGA